The genome window TGAAAGGTCAATAGGGTGATTATAGGGTGGATGGGGTTGAAGAGTCGTTTCTAAAACTTACTCACTAAGACTAGCCAAATAAATGTAGAATTAAACTATCAGTCTATCCATAACTACATTCCAACTAATTTCACAAACCCCCTATAAAGATACTAAATAAGTAATCAACTAGGATCATAAGATATTGCAAGTAAAGAGCTAGTGTTTAGGGAGTGCAAACCTGATggaaaataacaaaagacacaatGATTTTTCTCTTGAGGTTCGATGACTTGCCAACCATCTACTCCTCGTTGAGACGAGTTCAAGGATTGTTGGTATTCATGCTAGATCCTAAGCCCACAATATGAACTACCTCTCGAGGTAGGCGGCAACTTAAGCACTATTTGACACAACCAATCAACTTGACACTTCTCATGCCTCACTTCTACTAAAGTTGTTTGCATTATCTAGTAGGGACGAACATAAGTTCATCGACCAAACCTCCTCTAGAGCATCGCACAATCTCCTTGTAGACTTGAATGGAGTCATGGTCACCAAGCCATTAAGAGGTGGTTAACTCTAAGAGTAACAAGCACAACTGCCTTACAACAACACCTAGTGCCACTATATACAATCTATCAATGCATCACACTAAAATCTCTCAATGCCAAGACTACACCCCTCTATTTATCACAAGCACCTTACAAAAGATACTAGTCAAAACAACTAAAGTGTCAAGCTAGAGTGAACTCACATACAATAGTCCAGTGAACAATGCCACACAAACATATGCAACTAATCACTCTAGCAGCTTATACACACCAATGATCAAAATGCACAAAGTTAAGCAACACTAGCACTACTCGTTATCTCTACTCGAGTAGAAAAGCTACCAAGCTAAACTAGAGAGATATCACTACTCAGCTACACAAACTAAAAGGCTACTTAGCTACATGACAAGAGTCTAACATCGCACATTAAGTCCCCAAGTTAAGGATGTGATAGTCCAACTACCCCATCTCCCCCGATTTGACTCTCGAAATCAGTCTAGGGCAGACTTACAACGTCTACATTCTTTTTTATCATTGAAATGTGCAGACTTACACCCTCGATTGGAGAAATGCGCATTGGTTTTTATGGATTTTTCCTATGAACCTAAGTTTTTTTTTATCTCTAACCTCTTTCAATCCTCTTATTCTCCTACATGTTTTTCATACACATGATTTCTGATCCCATTCAAATCAGCATTCATCATATGCTTGGCAAGTGCCTTAAAGCTTAAACCCAACTATGAAAGATCTGGATAGTGCAGTGCAATGCAAGCAGCGTGACGGCTCAGAGAGCACGCAGCACACTAGCCACAGCCAAGGACAGATGATAAATTCAAGACTAGGAAAACAAATTATATTCTGTCTAGTACTCAGCTGAGTAGAGCATATGGAATGGATGGATCCACATGCGATTAAATTCAACACCAACACAGGTTATGCCTTCCCTAATCCCTAGTGGTAGATTCAACTTCAGCTGGAGAACACCTCTTACAATTCAAGTGATTCGAAGTCAAAGTAGAAGGCCAGAACCAGAAGCAAACTATACCTTCAGATCATCCAGGGTCAAGGGGGCATAGACTTCCAGCAGTTCAGATGCCTAAGCCTTGATAAGGGTAGAGACTACAACCAGTGAAGTTACCGTTCTCCAAAACGAGGGAGGCGCTACATGAAGGCAGAGCCACGTACAAGCTTTTATATAGCATTCACAAATCACAGGCGGGAGCAACAGCAACCCATAatcagtgggggggggggggggggggggggggggggagggggtcAAAACTCAAAAAAGTAGAGGCTCCAAGTACAATTGTTCCAATAGTACAGTACATTGTGGCAGCATTGGAATGATCCCATATTTTTTTATACATGAAAAGAACTAGGCACGCTAAGAAAACAAACCCAAGTTTCCTCAAGACGCTATCTAGTAGTTCCTGTAACTCATCGAGTGTCCTCCCTACAGTTATTAACACCTGAAAGGGACCCTGAGTCTCTCACCCTAAACTCCCAGAAACAGTTGTACAGCTAAGCAGAGATTATGACAGGATTACCGAGGTCACCAGCCTTGCTACTTCAAGGAGACGATCCAGGTTATGCTAGTAAGGTGTTGAAGGTACATGATGTGATTGAAAATGGATGCTTCCATAGTACCTTTGTAGACCACAGCTGCCCCTTAGAGAATCTGGACACAAGCTGGTGTGTCGGACCTTGGACCTGAAATTGTCCGGTAGACATACAACGTCTCAACAGGGCTCTCATCTGTTAGAGAGTCCAAGGGGAATCCCCGTCGAGGATCATTCATGACCTCCACACTAAGACGGGGCATCTTGCGCGCAAGCTGCCGGCATGCGCCCAAGGTCATTGAGCACGTCGACATCCAAAGGGATCGCATTGTCTCCAGCTTGGCAGCGTTTGCCAGCAAGGGCTTGTCACCAAATGGGCAGTCCCTAATCTCTAGCTTCTTCAAGCTCTTGCAGCCCGATAGGATGTAATGGAGGCCCAAATCACTGTTCCCGGCGAAGGCAATCGAGAGCATCTCAAGACGGTCAGCATGTGCCCCGATGGATTTAAATACACTGTCCGTGAGAAGGCCTGAAACAGAAAGCCGCCTGAGGCCCTTGCATGATTCCACAATGGCACTAAAACCTGCATCAAGAGGCTGGTGTGTAATGTAATCTGGTGTGTGAGGCTCAATGATGCATAGGCGGAAGCAAGTGAAGTTGGGCCGGTTCTTCGCGATGGTAATAAGGGCCTCGTTGGTCATCCGTCTGCAAAAGTAGAGGACTGACTCCAGCATTGGGCAACTGGCAGATACATCAACAAGACCTCTTTCAGTCAAAGAGACCTGCTCAGCTGCTTCGAAAGGAGCAGAAGGGAAAACCCGCAACTCCTGCAGTTTGTTACAAGACGATGCCACAACAGCAAGACCATGGTCTTCAATCAAGTCCATCACCTGAAAAATGGAACAACGATGTTTAGAAAAGAAATTCTAGGATATATATGCTGATATAAAACAAACAGAAGCAATTCATTAGATAGCATTCTGTCAATGAACTGAGTCACTATAGAAAGCCTTCTATGTCATACTAATTATTGTGTTCTATCAAAACAAAGTTTATGTTTCACAAAAGGAGGAAAAGAAGGCACTAGTTCAAGTACTACATGCAATGGACCAAAATGCAATGTGAACCCAATCTAACCAAATGGAAGTGCTAATTGCACTAAAAGCATATGGACAGGACCTGACACTTACTAAAATAATCAAAACAACATTTATGCAGGTAATTTCACTTCcttggaaattaagtgttcataCACCAATGATCCAATATGCAGAGAGTAGAACATTAAAGGCAACTTTCAAAACCTTGTTAGCTAAGCCAAAGATGTGGACAAGGGCTGCATACCCATAAGAGTTGCAAATTTTTGCATCTGCTAATGAATTTAATCAGTTCAGGGCCTCGTACAGTAGCATAGCTCAGATTTAGTGATGTGAGGCCTTCGCATACACAATAAAATGCTGGCAGGTATTCTGGAACGGCATCCCAAGCCCCAGAGAGCCTTCTTAAGCTTTTACAGCCAGCAAATGCTGCTTCAAGCTTCGAAAAGAGATCCGGATGGTAATCTGCAGAGAATCTTCCTGTTCCGAGTTCTACAATCTGAGGAGCCTTGCGAAGGAGGTTAGCAAGCTTGTCAAGAGGTATAGCATTGTTGAGCTTGAGAGTCTTGAGGTTGCTGCATCTGGTTACTAATTGTTCAAGTACAGTGATATTGACATCCCCCTCTAGGCATGAAAAATTTAGAGTTACCAAAGAAGTGAAAGATACTGGAAATAGACTGAGCCAATGAATAGAGCAATCCTCAATCTCATTCTCCTGAAGGTCAAGTTCTCTTAGATTTCTGCAGAGAGAGTATACCAAAATTAGGAGTTGGAAACAACAGATTAAAATAGCTGGACAGTCATATGTTGAAAGATCAATGAAAACTGGAACAAGGCATCCAATAGTCAATGCTGTCATCACTTTCAAATAAGCATGGAGATTCTTGAGGGGAAATCACTGAAAAACTAGAGGCATACTTAATTAATGCATGCAAATCCTGAAAATACAACTGATTAGCGAAACTTACAAGTTCCACACATCATTAAGTAAGTTTGCAAAGACTCCCCACATTGGTCTTAAGTTAAACAAAGGAAGCAACAGCACAACACATATAAACCTAGCTTTCACCGAGACAGCGAAACTAGCTAATATTCGATCACCTCAAAGTTATGAAGAAGGGCAACACGTGAAACATACTTTCTGTTAACGCATACAATCTTTTCAGCTCCaaagcaagagagagagagagagagagagagaaagcaacAGCTAATAATTGCAGATATCATATCCGTGTCATATTGCTTTCCTGGTGTATCATGCAGATGCCTGGGATAAGCTAGAAACAGTGACCGTGCTACTTCTACCTTTTTAGGTAAAATTAATGCAGAAATATTTAGTATCTTGTCAACAAAGAGCCATCCAGAAGCAGATGCGGCGAATTGAGGTGCTTTATGGAATAAACAGTATAAAGCAACATTCCTCAACTTATGCCTTTTCAAATGAAAATGCTTAGTTCACAGGCAGAGTAGCGCCCACTCCCACTGTTACAGGATTGATCAGAACTGCCTGAGAACAATCAGCGGATATAAACCAGAGGCGGCAAATAGCAAGGGTAAGGGTTCCACACAGTGTAATGTTTAAACAAAGAAAACAACGTTATAGTCACCACCATGTGGCATCATCATTAGTAAAATAAGCACCTAACCTAATTACTGCATGATTTTTAGGATGCACTCAAATATTTAAGTTTTAGTGGAAGTAGACAGTTTTTAGATGCCTCAAACATAACGTGATTAGGGTCTCCATAGTTTTGTACATAACCTGGACTGCCGTGTCACACCCATTAGACAAGTAAACGCCCAAATTACCAAACTACAATAGTTGATGTTAATGAATAGCTGCATCCAATCATAGTTACAATATCATTTCAATCCAAACGTCAAAGATACACAGCCCaatttgtgtgtgtgtgttgggggggggggggggggggggtaacacATGAGACAAAGATAAGGGTACAGACAACACAAAACTAGGTTTATATGTCACCATGCCATTAAAAAGCCAAGACAAGTATATCCGTACTCATTATGTTAATATGTGCTTGTACCAAAGCATATTTGGTCAAAACTCTATTTTGTGAATGCATAAGGCACCCGTGTATCAAAATCCAACCAAAGATCATTATCAGGTCATCTATATTGAAGTGTTCCTTGTCACCCAAAAACAATACAAATGTTACAGCTTTGGCATGGTAAGAATCAAACTAATAAAAAAATCAGTATCTTAGGTATCAGATTCTCAAAGTTCAGTTTTGTTTCTAAAAGGTAAGCCTTTAGCAAGATCCTAATTCTTTTTGGGGATACTGCAAGTTCCTCCAAAGTTTTTTATTAACAATCCGAAGTTTAATTTTCTTGTGTGCAGTTCAGAATCAATAATCACGCTAACAAAGCAAAGTGGAAGTGTTTTCCTTGCGAACATTGTTAATATGATCAAATACAGCTAAAGCAAGATAGCGGCTGGTAGAACTTAATGACAAAAGGGATTAGGCACGCTCAAACGCACAGATGGGAATCTAGATGACTAGATGTCAAAAGCATGCTATAAAAGACTTGATTCTTCGAATCAGATATAAGGTTATAACAGAACGGGAACTCGCTTGAATCTCAAACATAAATGAAATGCAAGACAGTTCCAAGTCAGATCTAGCATCTTATGAGGGGGGATACAATTGTTTAAGTAAAGTTGCGTCCAACTGGTTCTATAATCTTGAAACAGACCCTATCATTTTGGTGGAAAGGTAAAGGGATGCATCCATCATTGCCCGAGAAAACAGAAATGTTTATTCTGCCAAACCCACAGATCCGTGCACAACAGTAGAATCCGGAGTCAAAACTTGCCAGGAACAAAATAAAAGCTTACTGAGGAATCCAATCTAAGGTCAAACTTTTGATGGCGACATGagcaccaaaattgtattgaaatCCCCTGCGAATCCTTTCAGATAGAGTACAAATCAATCTTTTGAGTAAGAATCTAAAACAGCACGCTAGTATTCACCTCAGGACAAACACAGCAGATCACACCAAATCTAAACTGGAGGCGACTACTGTTTACAAATACTACTCAACAAGCACACAAAAAAGACCAAATGCTGAGCTCAAAATCTCCCCCAAAGAAGTTCAAATCAGTTTCTCCTAAAAAGATATACTTCAGGTCACAACTACCCAAAATGACACCAAAATTTGTGGGGGTAAATGGAAAAGGTGAGGAGAGAAGGAACCAGAGGTGTTTTTTTATTTTGTCAAATACTCCTGTAAGAAACTCCCCGAAAGGTCAAATCAAATCTTTGCGGAAATGAAAGCAAGAACCACGCAGAGCAGCTTTGTAGTCTATAAGTCGAATCTGGGCCTGGATGCGCGGCCTCACCTGCAAGCAGCGGCAATGGCAGCGAGGCCGGCTGTACTGAAGCCCTCGCAGGAGACGAGGCGCAGCACCTGGAAGTTCCTGAAGGAGGCCGCGATCATCTCGAGGCAGTCGTCGGTGACGACCATGCGCTTAAAGCTAATCTCCTCGAGCAGCGGccagccggcggcggcggcggcgacccaGGGCGCGGCGTCGGCGCCCCAGGCGGGCGGAACGAGGCCGAAGTCGGCGAAGTGGGGCTTGCCCTTGACCTCGACGGCGCGGACGGCGGGGAAGCGCTCGACGGCGTCGCGCGGGGACGCGGCGTAGCAGTTGGCGACGGCAAGGCGGCGGCGCGAGCGGCGCTCGAAGCGGAGCCAGGCGTGGCAGGCGCACGCGGCGGCGCCCCGGTCCGAGTCCGCGGGGAGGAAGGAGAAGGCGTGCTCCCAGACCTCGTCCGGGAGCGCGTGCCAGGGCGGCACCGCGGCGGCGGGggccgcgcgcgcgccgccgcggcCCATGGGTGCGGCGGGCGCCGTCGGATCGGGCGGTctacccggcggcggggacgggcggcGGCGGTGGGGCTCGAGCGGGGGAGAGCATCTGGCTGCGGGAGCTTGGGTGGAATGGGGAGCTAGCTGCGTTTGGGCTCGGGGGTGGGGGGGGAGCCCCTCTGTCTCCTGCTCTCGTCTCTCTCTCCCCCAGGCTTCTTCTCTTTGCTACTTTAAAAtactgctctctctctctctctctccctcccctttcTTAAAATAAATCAATTTTTTAGATGGTTTTCGTTTTTTTCCTGCACACAATTTAGTTTCCAATTCCAAGGTCTACAGCCTATAGGGGAGAGGGAATGAACAGCGATGGGAGTGGTGGTAGCAGGAGTGGCTCTTGCTCATCAGTCTGGGCTCTGGGGGCCAACCCGTCCACGGGATTGTTTGCGCTGGTTACCACAGTAGACGACTCTCTCGTCGTGCTACTGAATCCAAAACCATGTTTATTCTCAAACGCAACCGGTCTGCGTGCGCGCGCGCAGAGGATCCTG of Zea mays cultivar B73 chromosome 8, Zm-B73-REFERENCE-NAM-5.0, whole genome shotgun sequence contains these proteins:
- the LOC103635896 gene encoding transport inhibitor response 1-like protein Os05g0150500 → MGRGGARAAPAAAVPPWHALPDEVWEHAFSFLPADSDRGAAACACHAWLRFERRSRRRLAVANCYAASPRDAVERFPAVRAVEVKGKPHFADFGLVPPAWGADAAPWVAAAAAGWPLLEEISFKRMVVTDDCLEMIAASFRNFQVLRLVSCEGFSTAGLAAIAAACRNLRELDLQENEIEDCSIHWLSLFPVSFTSLVTLNFSCLEGDVNITVLEQLVTRCSNLKTLKLNNAIPLDKLANLLRKAPQIVELGTGRFSADYHPDLFSKLEAAFAGCKSLRRLSGAWDAVPEYLPAFYCVCEGLTSLNLSYATVRGPELIKFISRCKNLQLLWVMDLIEDHGLAVVASSCNKLQELRVFPSAPFEAAEQVSLTERGLVDVSASCPMLESVLYFCRRMTNEALITIAKNRPNFTCFRLCIIEPHTPDYITHQPLDAGFSAIVESCKGLRRLSVSGLLTDSVFKSIGAHADRLEMLSIAFAGNSDLGLHYILSGCKSLKKLEIRDCPFGDKPLLANAAKLETMRSLWMSTCSMTLGACRQLARKMPRLSVEVMNDPRRGFPLDSLTDESPVETLYVYRTISGPRSDTPACVQIL